The genome window TTATTAATTCTTGTATGGTTCTTGTATGGTAGTgacaaatttgtattttttctgtttaggCTACATTTTATTGCTTGCTCTTTCCATGTTTTTCTTGTCTTGCATTTTCATTTCATGCTAATTATCATTTGGTTTCTTCAAGTTTGTTCGGCAtaatttttgactgtttcaaaaataaaatattgttttgaaatactcCAGGCGTACGGTAGTACTATACGATTATTAATACCACCAATTTTCCAACGacagattgaaaaaaattgtttttttttgttgcaaaattttttttttttggagagtaTTTATTCAAAGCGAACAAGATTCAATGGGTGATATATTCATCATTAGTGCCTATGACTTCTTGCCAACGCAACGGAAGCTAAGCAATACCCTCCGCACAGAACTTCTGAGAGGTAAAGTAGAAAGTCGTCCAATCACGTTTCGACGACCTTTCGATCATGAAACTTATGCCTGGCAAGGTGATTTTAGAGAACGGAACAGATAGTAGTTAGTAGGAACCAAGTTTGGCGAATACGGAGGGTGAGgcaaaaattgggcaaatactgttttactacttgatcttttactacgtatctcttttactacaacatctcttttactacggaatctcttttactacgaattccgcatctagatcttttactacagttagctcttttactacgtgatatcttttactacgatttGACCAcatagatcttttactacggaaaatacttttttactaccttatcttttactacgtggatGTTTTACTACGTTTTACTCTTTTGCTACGGACGTATTTTTACTACGTGGAGGGACACTGTTCTaagcattttcaaaagaaaaaacaactgCATATAAGCcgtttatttggaaaaaatatctgaTATAAATTAAAATCGCACAAGCAGGGTAGAAAGATATAATgctttttcattatttttgaatgttggTCCCAGTTTTTACGAGAGGTCCTTGATAACCATAATGACGTGATCCTTGTCTGGAGCAATCATGATTTCGTTCTTCTTCGTTCGAAGCCTCAGGAATGTTAGATCATTGCTCGAATCGAGTTCACGAATGGAAGTCTTTGTCTTCTCACATAACTGCTGCAGGAATGCGGTGTGAGACTGGGTGGCGTCGCTGTCGATTGTCGAATGAATAACTCGGCCTGAAAAATATCTAGTTTCATGGAAAACAGTTATTGTTTATTGGTCAAAGCTTATGGAAAATTAGTTGTCAAGGTTTGGTGGTAATTCCCATTCGGCTGAGACCACACTAACTTTTCTAAATGTTACTTTCTAGTTTCTAAACTTTTAcaatttctattaattttgttttttttttaattttgattttacatttctaaacaattttcaggatAGAATTATCTAGGAAAACGTACCGGCTGAATCGACAACAATAATTCCAACGACTCCTTTCTCTGACTGTAGACGGCGAATAGTCTCCTCGAAATCAGACATCTGAAATCAAATGGAAATTGATAAGTTTGTAAGATGGAAGAAAAATAAGCAcagaaatgcaatttttcacttgCTGGTCGACTGAGaactgccaaaattttctccattttccacTTGAGGAgatataaattcaatttcctttCGTCGGATATTGAAAACTTGGCGAcgagaaaacgaaaagaagATATTCAAAAGTTGGGCACAACTTTTGgcataaaaacaaaataacacAAAATAAGAAGTGAGcatgttttttataaataccACATAGCAATTTCACAAGTTTtcagttataaaaaattgagttcaaaAGAAACGATTAGAGATCtcaaaagttagaaaaaataattccggAGTGTATGGAACAAGGAGCAGTGACCAATGGAAGGGGAATACATAAATACGGAAAAGTAAGAAGATAGAGAAAGGAAGAAAGATAAGTTGTGACGAAAGAAGGGGCGGATTCTGATTCAATTACTGCCGCTTTGCCTTTTTGGAGGAAGAAGGTGCATACTTGGCAGCCAGTGAATCGAGGAACGACGTGCCACGTTCCTTCTGGCGACCTTGAATCAGGGCGACAAGATCCGAATtgttctggaaattaaataattatgcATATGAATATACTAAAAATGTAACCTAACGGTAAATGATAAAACTTATAAATAAAGTGACAGATTTTACTGCCATGACATACCTGTGTCATGTTCTCAACTTCGATTGCCTCCTTCTCAGCCTTACGCTTGTAAGccttcatcttcttctgaaataaaacataaattttaacaTATTTCACCTGCATTACTTACATCTGAAGTGCTCGTTTCATATTTCTTCGTCTTCTCAATTTCTCCATCATCAATAAGTTTATCCAATGCTTCTTTCAACTCTTCGACGCCATCGAATCCGATAGCATATTCTCTGATTTTCGCGATATCTCCATTGAATTTCTCGTAATGCACAACGAGCTCATCCTTCTGTTCACGAGATCCTTGATACGTCTTCATGAAGCTATCGATATCCTCTTTTGTcacctttttgaaaatcattctCCATGCTTTCAAGGCATCTTCATTCAGCTCTCCAGCCTCATCGTCCACTGATCCGGTTTCATCGtaaattttccttttctctTCATCGGAAAGAATTTGATAAGCTTTGTTGAGAAGCTGAAACTTCGTTGTGTACGTCTGCATATCTTCTTCTACAAGATTCGATTTATCCGGATGCCAGCGCATTGATTGGCGGTAGTATccttttttaactaaaaaataaattttcgctaactttaaacatttgtttcccAAAAACTTACGAGCTTTCTCATCGCAATCTTTCTTCACGCCAAGAAGCTCGTAGAGACAATCCGTATTGAAGTGAGTTTTGCATTCTTCCAGAAACATAATCAGctggctgaaaaatggaagaaatcaATAGAAAACAGTTGCGAAAGAGTGAATACCACTGGGAGAAGAACGTTCAAATAAAATGACTGGAATCGCAAATTTGCTCTAACGAACAAATAAAAAAGCGCCATGTTCAAACACGAGTTTCGGTCagaattgaatttaaaaaatgcaaaatagaCATGAAATTTCTGCAGAAACGCGTTACCTACTAATATTTATATTAATGATAACAGGAGTGGatgaatataaattatttggaGCGTTGTTTGTTGCCTAATACACGAAGAAATGTATTTAACAGAAATGGATCATGGAAATGactttaaattcaattttaagtcAGGAGTTTTAAGATTGGGGTTAACtattgcgaaatttttttattttacttttacaatatttttcaatttattcttAATTTCGTGCTgaagaatagaaaaaatcgataaaaaggagttgaaaattaaataagaaaaaaaacaaattcaaaaaactccaTGAGACTGTgattcgtggtgagaccttgtCATCTGAAACTCGTATGCACCTTTAATTAACACCGTAACCAAATTCGCCCGATTGAAACcgaatttatttgtttttttttctgaattttgttctaaaaaaatttgctgtttgTTTCCCCTTATTCCAAACATTAAAGTTTCGTAACATTATTTGAAGTAGGCTCATTGTCACTCCACAAACTCGAAAGGCATGAAAGTTACAGAACGAGCAGACTACAATGTAGTCTTTGATGCCTGTTtgcgagagagagagagaggcaaAATCGAGGCAAAACGAGAACGAGGCCGTGTCCTTTTTCCTAGCAAGACTATTATTCCACATACATTCCCATCTCTAGGCGCCTAGCGCCCTCCTTCCATCTCATAGCTATTTCTCTCCTGAGCTCTCCGAGCCCTCCCAATTTCGGCGCCTTCCTTTCcccaattttcttgatttttcattatatatttttgttttaggtGTCGTGGTGTGCTcgtaaatcaattttctaaaaatgatcCTAGAAGCTGTTGCCGGACTCGCTTCGGCCTTTGTTCTGACCTATCTTGggttagttttaattttttgaatggttTTTCTCCAATAGTACACTTTTCTGCAACCCAGCCTTTGAAATAGTTAGCAAACGTTGTGTTGTGCAAGCAAGATGTGAATCATTCTTCTCAcacaatttaaagttttggcGTTTCGAAATtatcttcttgttttttttagaatgacGTTAGTTGCTCCAGCTGAGGTCACTGAGAAAGAAGCAGAGGATATCACTATTAATAAAGGTATTGTCTTTTATATAATCctttcttattcaaaaaatagttgttaaatttttagtttcagaagaatcgaaaaaatcggGTAATGAAGCTgctataaaaaatgttgttgcTGGTTCGAAAACTCTCGTTGTACTGTTCGGATGGGCCGGTTGTAGGGACCGATACTTGTCGAAATACGCACAGTATTATCAGGATGCAgggtaagaaaaaaaaataccctTAACTAAcatcaaattaattttacagaatttcTACAGTAAGATTTACTGCTCCAATCGCTAAAATCCGAAGTTTTTCGTCATATCGCCCGTTTGCATTGTGCTTTCATCGAATTCTGAATGAGATTCTCCACGACCAAAATGACATCACAACAATCTACTTCCACGTATTCTCTATGAATGGATGCTCTTTGCTCGCAGCATACTGGGATCAATTACAAGATCTCGAGAATGGAAAAGAAGTTCTTTCAAAATCCAGAGGACTTATCTTCGATAGTTGTCCAGCATTCACTAGTCCATCTCAAAGTGCACAGGCTATCTCGTTTGCCACACTTCCACCGAGTCATTACCACGGAGCATTGAGAGGATCATATCGAGCAGTTCTTTATACATTCTTCTCATTTCATAGAGGAGTTTTGTGGTTGAGATCATTCTTGGAGAAGGATATCTACGAGAGACACTATGCgtatttcaaaatgataacATTTGACAATCTACCGGCGAAGCAGCTCTATATTTATGGACCTGCAGACTTAGtgagttgaattttcaaaataaaagaaaaaaataggtattctgaaatccaaaattgaaaaaagctaaaaagcttctttttgtttacacttcctaaattttttgctagtttttacagtgttttaattgttttattctAGATTCTAGAATCTAGatttaacacatttttagcttaacaaatttttccaggtttGCTCCGAAGAATCCATCGAAGAATACGCCCAGTTAATGGAGCAACGTGGTGTTTCAATCTCAAAACTTCGTCTTCTCGATTCTTTGCACTGCCAACATCTCCGATCTCATCCCGTGACGTACACTCAAGAATGCCTAGACTTTGTGAAATCAGGCCATCTACCAGCGAATAGAAGTCGTGTGCCGTTAGAAATAACTGAAGAAGCTGCACAAAATGATGTACCTGAAGAGCTTGCCTACTAGATTCATATCTAtagatttttattgtttctctTAATATTTATAGATGGTAATTCGCATAATTACTTATATATTAATTGACCGGTTCTTCCCATCTCCTTTCCCAACGTTCCATCTCTATGTCCCAGTTTTATTCGCTTTAAAAGCTTTTGCTTGATACTATTGACATTAGATATAAattattactttttgaaagtcCCTGCTATTacacgaaaaaaagtttccttccttctaaaaaaaactaaactaaaAACAGAATCTTGGAAGCGTAAATATTATTTAGATGAGGGGCTCCTTATTACGTATGCCGGTGCGTGCACTTTCtattttcttcctttttttctgaattttttattttcagccagGCGTTTCCCTTTCGACGTAATTTGTTCTCGAAATCACCTGAAATGTGAATGGGTGGGCAGaggaaacacaaaaaaagagagaattcAAATTGATTCTGATGTGATGCCATTTCCACTAATCTCTCAATTCTTACTCCcaccatttttttgcaatgatTTCCGAATTTGTGACTGCTTTTTCGTTCCGATTTCATTTTGATGACCGTGTACAAAAAGATGAGCAGACAACCATAACGAACGCGAAATTGTATGGAATCGTGAGAGACATAAGTATGATTAGAGAAAATACGAAGTTATCAATTATGAGTAGATACTACTGTTGATATTGTAAATTGGAAAGTGAATCACAAATCATGACTATTGGAGACCAATGAAACACTTTCAGATTTATGTTCGAAACTTCGTACCCAACTTGGTTCCgaaattggcaaaacttggcCAATTCCTGGTTCACGAATGTACAATTCAAAAGCCTCTAGATATCAGCACAAATAAGCCAAATAAAACATGAAGTTAGTAATAATAAAAGATAATTAGCATCGATCGTGTTAGGCCGAATGACTATTCTTATGCAAATTACGGtgtttctatgaaaaaattaagtgcaagtgccgaaaaaaatctacCAATCAAAATTAACTTTGCAAATGCGATACAAATTCCCAAATGCAATGAACTGATATCTACCGTACTTTCCAAATGGTATGGTACACGGTATGTTACCTTGAATAAAACTTGTTTTGATATCTAGACGAGTTGTTTGGTATGCTGAATAACATGGtaaaacagttcaaaaaattaaaaaatgtttgtaacTGTAGTCAAAATCTGGCTATTACTAATAATATGTTATCACGTATTACAAATATGAAAGATCTAGGACCGAACATGCAAAAATAGTAtaaattactttgaaaaaaaaccttttttttgcattgtgccaaaaacaaaacctcaaacaatttcaaaaagaaaatcaaaatatgtttagattttgtaaaaatgatcTAGAGTATTTCTGGTCTAGTTGAAGTATGTGCAGACAAAATTCTCGAATGTCATAATCGAACACTCCAGAGTAAAATGTTCATTAACAGTTTtagtaaattgccaaattttccaaaaaatgttttctggtcgacttccaaaattggaTTTACTGAAACATGAGTTTTTATTACTCTcggtttttattaatttgaaaaaccggATCAGAAAGCTTCAAACCCCTGCAAAAAACGTATTATATTTTAGTTATTATTGGGTGCATAAACAAGATCTATGGGTAAAAGACTAATGAGGTCAGGCctaaaaagaatgaaaaacaaGATGAGCTCTGAAAAAGCCAATGAACTTCCAAAAAGATAAGTGGCTGATGGAAAGGCAAATACAGAAGTCAAAGGAGCGGAGAGAAATGAGGGAAAAGAGACGGAGAACGTGAAGCAAGCACACTGACACATTATTTACGGTAACATTTTTCTGCGAACTTTATCCATttcctctctttctctctccatTTACCTTTCTAAATGTCAATTGGGTGGTGGAAAGAGAGAATGAAAAATAGAGAGAATGAGAAACTTCTGgattctctcaattttcaatgttttctttcAATGTTCGTTTGTCTATCTGCGTCTATGGATGTCATGGATCTGgaaaatagagagaaagagatagagatagaaaaagagagaaaaaggaaaagaacgAGTCAGCAGAGGAAAAGAGACAAGAGTGAGTGTGCGTGTGACTCATTCTCGGGGCCCCCGCCGACTAACCCCCATCGCCATCGTCGTCAACCGATTCGTCATCAACTTCTCTTCCTCTCTATTCAATTCTTATTTGTCAAAAggttttgaaatcaaaataaaacaaaaatggaagagGATCAAGAGGAACCACCATCCTCATCAACATCATCAGAATCTCCAGAAGTTGTTCTAAAAGCTCCAAAAGCTCCAACTCGAAGaaggaaaaattccaaaaagggTTAGTTTGTTTGTCtagttcaaaagttttggaatacTTGATGATAAACCTGTCACAATAGGAAATGGACAATCATGGTTACAAAACTATAGTTTCACTACTATCAAAATGCCAAATTACAACTACCAAACATTTGTGATCTCGTGATTTTATCGTTAATTGATGAAGTTGTTTGTCAAAACATTATATCAATTTGTAGATCTATGTTTAATATGAATTCTTTGAACCCATAAAAAGTTTATGACGCGTGCCAAAAAAAACAGGTGGttgttaaaattgttttgtatttttcttaaatgatttgtaaaattaaatcatATTGTTTCTTAccaaattgaaagtttttctatGCAACAATTTCCTTTCAACTGGACataaaacacttaaaaatagAGTAAACGGTATAATCctggctccgcccacttttatGAATGTTCATCATTACATTTTAATCATCACAAAAACTACGAGCGAGACTCTAATTCGGAGAGAGACGCAGtgatcgagaaaaaaaaatcgagttgaCACGTGATTTTCGATTCCAACGACGCAGCTACTGTAGTGATCGAAGCGGCGCACAGCTTTTCCCGCCCGTTCCATCTGGcaactgtctgcgtctcttcgtctTATATGGTCTCTTTTCTTCGaactgttttttgttgataaacgCATATGCCTAGTTTAGCGGAAGTGTAGAGGCATTAGGGTTAGGATCTAGGAACTTgaaactatatatatatatatattcctAGACCATATTCTGTAAActtggtaaattttttgaactttcattAAACCTAAATTCttgattaatatttaaaattgcaattaacggtaaaactatgtttttttggaaaatctctACCTCCTACTCTAGCTTGTCCCCTAGCTTTACTTTGAAGATTTGTATTATTCAAATCCttcaaaaaaagcttaaatatATTATGGTATACAAATCCGACAAACCTCATTTCTCTAAAACCTTCATCTAGAAATTTAACATATTTCAAACCcgacattttttcacaagaaCTACCTAATAAATCACCACAATATGTCTCTCCGCCCTCTCTTGGTTTGAGAGCAATATTTCATTGGTTCGACCTGATTGTGCCAAATGATAAGACTAACAGCTGTTCCTTTCGGAAGTTTCATTATTAGCTCATCAGATCATTTTAGTACACTATTTGGGTTTTTTAAGGTTTTGTCGAAATTTATAGTTAGGTATTTTGAAAACGTTCTTCGAAGTCATATTGACAAAAGTACAATACGAAAATACAAAACACACTATAAGTAcagaaaattcaagcaaaagttcaaacaatgctattttaaaattgattttgaacgATCGAATGctataaaaaatctaaaatgatCTTACAAATGGCTTATCCCGGCCCTTCGCTTCTCTATTTTACGTCGAATTTCTCGTTATCAAGATTTTTGCAAAGAAGATGTTTAAAAGTttgtcttgaaattttttttagctacGTGAGCTGAACTAATTTTCGATGCGTTTATTCTCGAACTTTGGTTTcttaatttccattttatcCAGACATATTTTGTTCATTCGTTCTATCCGTTCCCATTCATTTCTTGGAATGAGTCATCGGGCTTTCGTAAATGTTTTGACACACACTTTGCCCCTTTTTTCCTTCCCATCTTTCAGTTTTTAGGCTCTGATTTCTGTTCCATAACATGCATGGGTAATGAGATGAAAGAGGCTATGGCAACTCTTGCGAAACAGTCATATGTTTGATGAAATATTCAGGCGAATCTCTGTTAGTATTTGTTCTCATTTTCTGCAGaagttgtttcaattttagaatGGAACCTGTAGGTAGTTAGTCATTTTGAACTCAGTTTTAGCTAGGTTACCCATAGTAGATCTATCTAGAGAGGTGCATCCTCAGGATCCACTGCCTGCCTCAAACCTACCCGCCCCTCCTGGCttcatatttttgattcaacGATGTTTGGCGCTCGAATTGTGTTAACTCATGAGTTATTAATATTTCTAGGCACAAGGCAGGCAAGGGTTGCCGTGAAGGCAAGCCAAGTTCCGATGAGGCGCATGAAGCCCTAGTTTCAGCCAATTCCCATCAAACCTGACACTAATCTTTAAAGAACATATTCATGACGTTCTGCTCGTGGAAGACTGATCTGCtctaatattttctttttgatgtTTATCTCTGAGCTTTTCTGGTTCTCTAGTTTCATCTACATTTTCTGTTAGAGAACATCTGAGaatctttttcttcttctctttttttcactttttctattttcccaCCATCATAAACACAAATTAAAGAACGTGCTTGGATGGAGCATTATGAAAGTTTTTCACTTTCCTTTTTCGTGTCGcgtattcaaaaactttaaacaacATTTCCCACCAACTTTTTCTGCTAATCAGCGTAGTTCCAAGAACATCGTTAACATGTTTTGTTAATCAAATCTAACACGCGTTTCATGATCAATTGATGTTTGTGTTATGAAGttatctgaaacatttttcttcatatatattgaatctatttttttgttatgcTTTTCTCGATTCCCGCCAATTTAGGATATATTCTTGTTGGAATTGTACTTCCTAAATGTGCtgatattttggaaaacaattattttccgGGTCTTTTGATTTGATCTATGATTTTGCAGTggctgaattttaaataattatcaaAGAAATCATAGTTTTTGTAAATATACCTAAAGAACATAACCGTATTTTAATATGGAATTGATCAGAAAATAATCAATCAGTTGTTTCAAGAATCACCaagaaatggaaatttatAATTCTCTATCCTACCAAAAATAGAAtcgatttcaagttttttcacataactagaaattttaaaataaccaCCAGAACCACAGTTAAGGTAAATGGAACACAAAGTTGACTGTAAGGGGTTCGAGGGACGAAAGGCGCCTCGGTCACGCCTCGACCGAGTGGAATGCCTACTAGAAGCACAGCATCAGAGACTGTTCACGACATTTAACAGTTACAGTGATATGGTAAATAACGAATTAGCAATATAATTCTTCCCGTTTGTCTTGAAATTGTAAGCAATTCAGTGTGCTTTCAGTTCATCCTGAAATGTCGGGTTGTTGAGTAGTGAGTCATACTCGCTTATCACCAAAAATGGTTCTCCACCTCCATCTCATTCTCTCATCGTTTCGTttcgttttcttcttcttcgttttccGATTCTCATTCTTCTctatttattttgtgaatcGATGATGAATAACTCGTTTGATATGAATGTGACACAACATACCAACTCTTCACCATGTAAGGGTTCATTTTAAGAGTGacagtttcattttcaaatgacacGAATACCAAAAGACTAATTCCAATCTCTGAAGTATTAAAAGTTAACTTTCAGATCGGCGACAGGATATGGAAGTAGATGATGGCGAGAAGGAAAGCACAGCACAGTACTGTAAAGGATTTTATGgtgagaattttgaatattgaaatgaatggaaattttaaaataaaaaaagaaagtcaCAAATTGAGAACTCAAGAATAATCGTTTGCTgatcaaatattcaaaaaatggaaatcacAAAGTAAAAACGTCAACAAAACTGTTGTGTGACTGATAAATGAATGTCTTTCTCATCACAATCAGAAGGTGGCATACTACTTTAAAACAATTGTACCACTGTTATGACTggatggaaaatgaaaaaaaaactaacttagATATACATAgtcaagatttttttaaagttttcacctgaaaaaattaattgatttcaattttaaattttctgcacGCCAGAATATCATTAATCCTACACCTAGtaccacaaattttgaaaaaaagtaaaaactattttgaaccGAATTAAGACAAAAGAAATACTCGACAACTTGCCGCAGCTAATTCAGCaacttcaaaagaaaaaactcaacTCAATTGACTTATAAAagttacaatattttttttggggaCTAATTTTCATGAATAGTTAACAGCTCTTcctaagcaaaaaaaaataattcaaaatttttaaaaatttttttcaagtttaaaacgaAAGTACGCaactttagaaaattgatttttttaactttgatgCTTTTGCtgtcatttaaaatttgctgTCACGTGGAACTTTGTTAACGGCCACGAAAAAGTACGATTTTTTGCTTCTGAAAACTCAGAATTTGTACCTAGAATTCTTAAAGTAGTTGaataataaatcaaaaagaaTGATGTCAAATCTCTAACAATCCTAAAAACAAGCAACATATATCGATATTCaatcaatttcatttattaaCCAATATAATTCTGCGAACTGAAAATAGCTGGAAAAGTCATGTGAATCTTGGAAATCTAAATAAATCTCGTTCAAAATTCCATTATTATAATGTTATTCTGACTCCATTCACACCGATTACGTAAACATTCACGAGTTTCTAGAGAACTGATTTTCAGttctttaaactttaaaaatatgtaattACATTTGTTGGTTCTGCTTATCCAATGTGATGCCATGCGCATCAATTTTCGGTTTCGCATTGATAATTTCTTGGAATTCGAAATGAACCGGAAGTGACGTTGCACTTTTAACTAACTGAATTATGGTAACTATTGCGAAATTAGTATTGAGAAAAGCTGGAAGTCTTATCTTACAACACCAGAAAATAAAGTCTATTGATAAAAAGATGCCAATTTGAAATGATAATACTCGCCCATTACTTCTCTTCTCAccacaatttcattttcagtcaactagaaaaagtgtaagaaatgaaaatgaaaataggaTCTCATATAAATATCATCATAATAACAAAAGGACGTTCTAGTAATTAGTTCAGAGTGCATTAAGTGGGGGAGAAGGGAAACAAATGGGCGGAGTTATTGGatggaaaaatggcaaaacaaGTATCAGAAAAAGGGTCGAAGGACCGCCTCTGTTTTGAGCAGTGAGCTGTCTCGTTGAGCTGCTCTGAGAAATCGAGAGAGAGAGCCCTTGTCCACTACTTGCTCATTGAGCACAGAACGCAGAATTCTTGAGTTCTGGATTCCGAACCATCTGCTTctttatttgaaactttctcTGGAGTCGAACgataaaatctttgaaatatgatttttagtAGTTCAACATTGataggtaattttttattatttcaaaattttatttgaatttttcatcacaaaatgtttataatttaGTTGAAGCAATATAGcttcttatttgaaaaaaaaactagtttcaGTAGTCTATAATGTTTCTCATAACATACAATTTCAgggtagttttcaaaaaattaaagaaaaacctGTGTGTTGAGGTCTATAAGTCTATAATTAAAGTTTTCTTGAGCACAAAGTCTCGTGatacttttgatattttaattccAGTTAAAACTTTCATCATGTCACGTAACTTCCAATTTCATAATGAACTTTTAACTTGAACCGGAATTAGAAAACAACCTAatcttattattttcaaagcaattttgagttttgctCAACAATATAATcattgagaacattttttgtctatcgtttgtaaataaataattatctAGACACAAGTTCcttgtatatatatattagtAGTCGTCTGGCTTCATCATGTAACCTGTGTTCTACACCATTAATTGGTGTGAGATTGTTTTTGGGAGCCAACAGTGCTGGGAGGTGGCACTACCTTCTTCGGCGAATAATATAGTTAGCATTCGATTCGTAGAACAACAAATGATGTCGCAAAGGGACAACGGTGA of Caenorhabditis elegans chromosome II contains these proteins:
- the dyrb-1 gene encoding Dynein light chain roadblock (Confirmed by transcript evidence), with amino-acid sequence MSDFEETIRRLQSEKGVVGIIVVDSAGRVIHSTIDSDATQSHTAFLQQLCEKTKTSIRELDSSNDLTFLRLRTKKNEIMIAPDKDHVIMVIKDLS
- the dnj-23 gene encoding J domain-containing protein (Confirmed by transcript evidence), encoding MFLEECKTHFNTDCLYELLGVKKDCDEKALKKGYYRQSMRWHPDKSNLVEEDMQTYTTKFQLLNKAYQILSDEEKRKIYDETGSVDDEAGELNEDALKAWRMIFKKVTKEDIDSFMKTYQGSREQKDELVVHYEKFNGDIAKIREYAIGFDGVEELKEALDKLIDDGEIEKTKKYETSTSDKKMKAYKRKAEKEAIEVENMTQNNSDLVALIQGRQKERGTSFLDSLAAKYAPSSSKKAKRQ
- the T24H10.4 gene encoding Transmembrane protein 53 (Partially confirmed by transcript evidence); this translates as MILEAVAGLASAFVLTYLGMTLVAPAEVTEKEAEDITINKEESKKSGNEAAIKNVVAGSKTLVVLFGWAGCRDRYLSKYAQYYQDAGISTVRFTAPIAKIRSFSSYRPFALCFHRILNEILHDQNDITTIYFHVFSMNGCSLLAAYWDQLQDLENGKEVLSKSRGLIFDSCPAFTSPSQSAQAISFATLPPSHYHGALRGSYRAVLYTFFSFHRGVLWLRSFLEKDIYERHYAYFKMITFDNLPAKQLYIYGPADLVCSEESIEEYAQLMEQRGVSISKLRLLDSLHCQHLRSHPVTYTQECLDFVKSGHLPANRSRVPLEITEEAAQNDVPEELAY